In one window of Saccharomyces paradoxus chromosome VII, complete sequence DNA:
- the MCM6 gene encoding MCM DNA helicase complex subunit MCM6 (Protein involved in DNA replication~similar to YGL201C) — protein sequence MSSPFPADTPSSNRPSNSSPPPSSIGAGFGSSSGLDSQIGSRLHFPSSSQPHTTNSQTGPFVNDSTQFSSQRLHTDGSATNDIEGNEPARSFKSRALNHVKKVDDVTGEKVREAFEQFLEDFSVQSTDTGEVEKVYRAQIEFMKIYDLNTIYIDYQHLSMRENGALAMAISEQYYRFLPFLQKGLRRVVRKYSPELLNTSDTLNRSGGDEGQADDDEQQDDDMNGSSLPRDSGSSAAPGNGTSAMATRSITTSTSPEQTERVFQISFFNLPTVHRIRDIRSEKIGSLMSISGTVTRTSEVRPELYKASFTCDMCRAIVDNVEQSFKYTEPTFCPNPSCENRAFWTLNVARSRFLDWQKVRIQENANEIPTGSMPRTLDVILRGDSVERAKPGDRCKFTGVEIVVPDVTQLGLPGVKPSSTLDTRGISKTTEGLNSGVTGLRSLGVRDLTYKISFLACHVISIGSNIGANSPDTSSNNRETELQMAANLQANNVYQDNERDQEVFLNSLSSDEINELKEMVKDEHIYDKLVKSIAPAVFGHEAVKKGILLQMLGGVHKSTVEGIKLRGDINICVVGDPSTSKSQFLKYVVGFAPRSVYTSGKASSAAGLTAAVVRDEEGGDYTIEAGALMLADNGICCIDEFDKMDISDQVAIHEAMEQQTISIAKAGIHATLNARTSILAAANPVGGRYNRKLSLRGNLNMTAPIMSRFDLFFVILDDCNEKIDTELASHIVDLHMKRDEAIEPPFSAEQLRRYIKYARTFKPILTKEARSYLVEKYKELRKDDAQGFSRSSYRITVRQLESMIRLSEAIARANCVDEITPSFIAEAYDLLRQSIIRVDVDDVEMDEEFDNIESQDHPASGNNDNNDGNGNNDHETEASGTTSELPADSGEGQSETTARPGPSEKKKTTVTYDKYVSMMNMIVRKIAEVDKEGAEELTAVDIVDWYLLQKENDLGSLAEYWEERKLAFKVIKRLVKDRILMEIRGTRHNLRDEENVESETNKTVYVIHPNCEVLDQLEPQDST from the coding sequence ATGTCATCCCCATTTCCAGCTGACACACCAAGTAGTAATAGGCCTTCTAACTCCTCTCCGCCGCCATCGTCGATAGGTGCTGGCTTCGGGAGCAGTAGCGGACTTGATTCACAAATAGGCTCAAGGCTACATTTTCCAAGTTCTTCCCAACCGCATACCACCAATTCACAAACAGGTCCTTTTGTTAACGATTCCACTCAGTTCAGTTCTCAAAGGTTGCATACCGATGGTTCCGCAACTAATGATATAGAGGGTAATGAACCTGCCAGAAGCTTCAAAAGTAGAGCTCTGAATCACGTTAAGAAGGTTGACGACGTTACTGGTGAAAAAGTTCGCGAAGCGTTCGAACAGTTTTTGGAAGATTTTTCTGTCCAATCCACTGATACTGGTGAAGTCGAAAAAGTTTATAGAGCCCAAATTGAatttatgaaaatatatGACCTAAACACCatttatatagattatCAGCACTTATCCATGAGAGAAAATGGCGCTCTAGCTATGGCTATCTCGGAACAATATTACAGATTTTTGCCTTTCTTACAAAAGGGTTTGAGAAGAGTGGTAAGAAAGTATTCACCTGAATTGTTAAACACAAGCGACACCTTGAACAGATCTGGGGGTGATGAAGGTCAAGCAGACGATGACGAACAACAGGACGATGACATGAATGGGTCGAGTCTACCAAGAGATTCTGGGTCATCAGCCGCACCAGGGAACGGGACATCTGCCATGGCAACAAGGTCAATAACAACTTCTACATCACCTGAACAAACAGAACGTGTTTTCCAAATTAGTTTCTTCAATCTACCAACAGTTCACAGAATTCGTGACATTAGATCTGAAAAGATTGGATCATTAATGAGTATATCAGGGACGGTAACGAGAACATCCGAGGTCCGTCCAGAATTATACAAGGCAAGCTTTACATGTGATATGTGCCGTGCCATCGTCGATAACGTAGAGCAGTCCTTTAAATACACTGAACCGACATTTTGTCCAAATCCGTCATGTGAAAATAGAGCCTTTTGGACATTAAATGTTGCTAGGTCAAGATTTCTTGATTGGCAGAAGGTCAGGATTCAAGAAAACGCCAACGAAATACCCACAGGCTCCATGCCACGTACGCTGGACGTCATTCTTCGAGGTGATAGTGTTGAAAGAGCCAAGCCCGGTGACCGTTGCAAGTTTACTGGTGTGGAAATTGTAGTACCTGATGTTACGCAATTAGGGCTACCAGGTGTGAAGCCAAGTTCAACATTAGATACTAGAGGTATTTCGAAGACTACTGAAGGTTTAAACAGTGGTGTCACAGGATTACGCTCACTAGGTGTTCGCGATTTGACATACAAGATTAGTTTTCTGGCATGTCATGTTATCAGCATTGGCTCAAACATTGGTGCAAATAGTCCTGATACAAGTTCCAATAATCGAGAAACTGAACTCCAGATGGCTGCTAACTTACAAGCTAATAATGTATACCAAGATAATGAAAGAGATCAAGAAGTATTTTTGAACAGTTTGAGTTCAGATGAAATTAATGAACTGAAGGAAATGGTTAAAGATGAACATATTTACGATAAATTGGTCAAATCCATTGCTCCCGCCGTGTTTGGTCATGAAGCTGTAAAGAAGGGTATTTTACTTCAGATGCTTGGTGGTGTTCATAAGAGTACTGTAGAAGGGATCAAACTAAGAGGTGATATCAACATTTGCGTTGTTGGTGATCCTTCTACTTCTAAAtctcaatttttgaaatacgTAGTGGGGTTTGCGCCAAGATCAGTTTACACTTCCGGTAAGGCGTCATCGGCTGCTGGTTTAACAGCCGCAGTTGTGAGAGATGAGGAGGGAGGTGATTATACAATCGAAGCAGGTGCTCTAATGCTTGCTGATAACGGCATTTGCTGTATCgatgaatttgataaaatggATATCTCGGATCAAGTTGCCATTCATGAAGCTATGGAACAACAGACCATCTCTATTGCCAAGGCTGGTATTCATGCGACTTTAAATGCAAGAACATCAATTTTAGCCGCAGCAAATCCGGTAGGTGGAAGATACAATAGAAAACTATCGCTGAGAGGTAATTTAAACATGACCGCGCCAATCATGTCAAGATTCGATTTATTCTTTGTTATTCTTGATGATTGtaacgaaaaaattgataCTGAATTGGCATCTCATATCGTTGATTTACACATGAAAAGAGATGAAGCCATTGAGCCGCCATTCAGTGCAGAACAGCTACGTCGTTATATCAAATATGCACGTACTTTTAAACCAATTTTAACCAAAGAAGCCCGTTCATATTTAGTCGAGAAGTATAAGGAACTAAGAAAGGATGATGCTCAAGGATTTAGTAGGTCGAGTTATAGAATCACAGTTAGGCAGCTCGAAAGTATGATTAGATTATCAGAAGCTATCGCGAGGGCCAATTGTGTCGATGAAATTACTCCATCATTTATCGCAGAAGCTTACGATCTTTTGAGGCAAAGTATTATTCGTGTTGATGTGGATGATGTGGAAATGGACGAAGAATTTGATAACATAGAAAGCCAAGATCACCCCGCGTCTGGAAACaatgataacaatgacggTAATGGCAACAATGATCATGAAACGGAAGCGAGTGGAACAACGAGTGAACTGCCAGCAGATTCAGGTGAGGGACAAAGCGAAACTACAGCTCGTCCAGGTCCAAGcgagaaaaagaaaacaacgGTGACGTATGATAAATATGTGTCAATGATGAACATGATCGTTAGAAAGATTGCTGAGGTAGATAAAGAGGGTGCGGAAGAACTAACTGCTGTCGATATAGTCGATTGGTACTTGTTACAGAAGGAGAACGATTTGGGCTCATTGGCAGAATATTGGGAAGAGAGGAAGTTAGCGTTTAAAGTCATAAAAAGGTTGGTCAAGGATAGAATTTTAATGGAGATCCGTGGTACCAGACACAATTTAAGAGATGAGGAAAATGTGGAAAGTGAAACTAATAAAACTGTTTACGTTATTCATCCAAATTGTGAGGTCTTGGACCAATTGGAACCACAGGATTCCACCTAA
- the POX1 gene encoding acyl-CoA oxidase (Fatty-acyl coenzyme A oxidase~similar to YGL205W), protein MTRRTTIDPDSVVLNPQKFIQKERADSKIKVDQVNTFLESSPERRTLTHALIDQIVNDPVLKTDTDYYDATKLQEREVTAKKIARLASYMEHDIKTVRKHFRNTDLMEDLQANDPEKASPLTNRDLSIFDKRLSLVANIDPQLGTRVGVHLGLFGNCIKGNGTDEQIRYWLQERGATLMKGIYGCFAMTELGHGSNVAQLQTRAVYDKQNDTFIIDTPDLTATKWWIGGAAHSATHATVYARLIVEGKDYGVKTFVVPLRDPSTFQLLAGVSIGDIGAKMGRDGIDNGWIQFRNVVIPREFMLSRFTKVVRSPDGSVTVKTEPQLDQISGYSALLSGRVNMVMDSFRFGSKFAIIAVRYAVGRQQFAPKKGLSETQLIDYPLHQYRVLPQLCVPYLVSPVAFKLMDNYYSTLDELYKASSSVDKAALVTVSKKLKNLFIDSASLKATNTWLIATLIDELRQTCGGHGYSQYNGFGKGYDDWVVQCTWEGDNNVLSLTSAKSILKKFVDSATKGRFDSTLDVDSFSYLKPRYIGSVISGETKSSLKELGDYTEIWSITLVKLLAHIGTLVEKSRSIDSVSKLLVLVSKFHALRCMLKTYYEKLNSPGDSHISDEATKESLWNVYKLFSLYFIDKHSGELQQFKIFTPDQISKVVQPQLLALLPIVRKDCISLTDSFELPDAMLNAPIGYFDGDIYHNYFNEVCRNNPVEADGAGKPSYHALLSGMLGRGFEFDQKLGGAANSETLSKINK, encoded by the coding sequence ATGACAAGACGTACAACTATTGATCCTGATTCGGTAGTATTGAACCCTCAGAAATTTATTCAGAAGGAAAGAGCAGACTCCAAAATCAAGGTTGATCAAGTTAACACATTTTTAGAGTCATCCCCAGAAAGAAGAACTTTGACGCACGCCCTAATAGACCAAATAGTGAATGATCCCGTATTGAAGACTGACACGGACTACTACGATGCTACAAAATtgcaagaaagagaagttactgcaaaaaaaatagctaGGCTTGCTAGTTATATGGAGCACGATATCAAGACGGTCCGTAAGCATTTTCGCAACACTGATCTCATGGAAGATTTGCAGGCAAACGATCCAGAGAAAGCCTCGCCTTTAACTAACAGGGACCTCTCTATATTCGATAAGAGGTTGTCACTGGTGGCAAACATCGATCCCCAATTAGGTACTCGCGTCGGTGTACACCTGGGACTATTTGGTAATTGCATCAAGGGCAATGGTACTGACGAACAAATTCGGTATTGGTTGCAAGAAAGAGGGGCCACTTTGATGAAAGGTATATATGGCTGCTTTGCAATGACTGAATTAGGACACGGCTCCAATGTGGCTCAGTTGCAGACCAGGGCTGTGTACGACAAGCAAAATGatacttttattattgatacGCCTGACCTAACGGCCACCAAATGGTGGATTGGTGGTGCTGCCCATTCTGCCACGCACGCTACGGTATACGCTAGGTTGATAGTTGAAGGTAAAGACTATGGTGTAAAAACATTCGTCGTTCCTCTGAGAGATCCTTCAACTTTCCAATTGCTAGCTGGCGTTTCCATAGGGGATATTGGAGCGAAGATGGGTCGTGACGGTATTGATAATGGATGGATCCAATTCAGAAACGTAGTTATTCCTAGAGAATTTATGCTAAGTAGGTTCACTAAGGTCGTCCGGTCTCCAGATGGTTCAGTCACCGTTAAAACTGAGCCACAACTAGATCAAATTTCTGGTTACAGCGCATTACTGAGTGGTAGAGTTAACATGGTTATGGATTCATTTAGGTTTGGCTCCAAATTTGCTATCATTGCAGTTCGTTACGCAGTGGGTCGCCAGCAATTTGCACCTAAAAAAGGTCTGTCCGAAACACAGTTAATTGACTAccctcttcatcaatatcgTGTTTTACCACAATTGTGTGTTCCATATTTGGTGTCACCTGTAGCTTTTAAATTAATGGACAACTATTATTCCACTTTGGACGAGTTATACAAGGCGTCGTCATCTGTGGATAAAGCTGCTCTGGTTACTGTTAGtaagaaattgaagaatttatttattgataGCGCCAGCTTAAAAGCCACCAATACTTGGTTGATTGCTACATTGATTGATGAATTGAGACAGACTTGCGGAGGGCATGGGTATTCCCAATATAACGGATTTGGTAAAGGTTATGACGATTGGGTGGTTCAGTGCACATGGGAAGGTGACAACAACGTTTTATCTTTAACTTCAGCAAAatcaatattgaaaaaatttgttgattcAGCCACAAAAGGTAGATTTGACAGCACATTGGATGTGGACTCATTCTCATACTTGAAACCTCGGTACATAGGATCTGTGATTTCTGGAGAGACAAAGAGTAGTTTAAAGGAGTTGGGTGATTACACTGAAATTTGGTCTATCACTTTGGTCAAATTATTGGCGCATATTGGTACCTTAGttgaaaaatcaagaagTATTGATAGCGTCTCTAAGCTTTTAGTCTTGGTATCCAAATTTCATGCCTTGCGTTGCATGTTGAAAACCTATTATGAGAAGTTAAATTCTCCTGGTGATTCTCATATCTCCGATGAAGCTACTAAAGAATCCTTATGGAATGTCTATAAGCTATTTTCCTTATACTTTATTGACAAACATTCAGGAGAATTGCAACAATTCAAGATTTTCACTCCCGACCAGATCTCTAAAGTGGTGCAGCCACAACTATTAGCTCTTTTGCCAATTGTGAGGAAGGACTGTATAAGTTTGACGGACTCCTTTGAACTACCTGACGCAATGTTGAATGCTCCTATCGGTTACTTCGATGGTGATATCTATCACAATTATTTCAATGAAGTTTGTCGCAATAACCCAGTGGAAGCGGATGGAGCAGGTAAGCCTTCCTATCATGCGCTTTTGAGTGGCATGCTCGGTAGAGGTTTCGAATTCGACCAAAAGCTAGGCGGTGCAGCAAATTCAGaaactttatcaaaaataaacaagTGA
- the CHC1 gene encoding clathrin heavy chain (Clathrin heavy chain~similar to YGL206C), whose amino-acid sequence MSDLPIEFTELVDLTSLGISPQFLDFRSTTFESDHFVTVRETKDGTNSVAIVDLTKGNEVTRKNMGGDSAIMHPSQMVISVRANGTIVQIFNLETKSKLKSFTLDEPVIFWRWLSETTLGFVTARSILTSNVFDGNVNAKPQLLTLRHANLNNTQIINFVANKNLDWFAVVGILQENGRIAGRIQLFSKQRNISQAIDGHVAIFTNILLEGNGSTPVQVFVTGNRNATTGAGELRIIEIDHDASLPSQYQKKTTDIFFPPDATNDFPIAVQVSEKYGIIYLLTKYGFIHLYELETGTNLFVNRITAESVFTAAPYNHENGIACINKKGQVLAVEISTSQIVPYILNKLSNVALALTVATRGGLPGADDLFQKQFESLLLQNDYQNAAKVAASSTSLRNQNTINRLKNIQAPPGAISPILLYFSTLLDKGKLNKEETIELARPVLQQDRKQLFEKWLKEDKLECSEELGDIVKPFDTTLALACYLRAGAHAKVISCLAELQQFEKIIPYCQKVGYQPNFLVLISSLIRSSPDRASEFAVSLLQNPETASQIDIEKIADLFFSQNHIQQGTSLLLDALKGDTPDQGHLQTRVLEVNLLHAPQVADAILGNNIFSHYDKPTIASLSEKAGLYQRALENYTDIKDIKRCVVHTNALPIDWLVAYFGKLNVEQSLACLKALMDNNIQANIQTVVQVATKFSDLIGPSTLIKLFEDYNATEGLYYYLASLVNLTEDKDVVYKYIEAAAKMKQYREIERIVKDNNVYDPERVKNFLKDANLEDQLPLVIVCDRFDFVHEMILYLYKSQNLKFIETYVQQVNPTKTAQVVGALLDMDCDEAFIQNLLQSVLGQVPIDELTTEVEKRNRLKILLPFLEQSLSQGIQDQAVYNALAKIYIDSNNSPEKFLKENDQYDTLDVGHYCEKRDPYLAYIAYEKGQNDDDLIRITNENSMYKYQARYLLKRSDLELWNKVLNSENIHRRQLIDSVISVGIPELTDPEPVSLTVQAFMTNGLKLELIELLEKIILEPSPFNENVALQGLLLLSAIKYEPTKVSSYIEKLDNYDADEIAPLCIEHDLKEEAFEIYDKHEMYGKALKVLIEDIMSLDRAAAYADKINTPELWSQIGTAQLDGLRIPDAIESYIKAEDPSNYENVIDIAEQADKYEELVPYLLMARKTLKEPKIDGALILAYAELNKIHEIENLLAGSNVANLDHVGDKLFENKEYKAARLCYSAVSNYSKLASTLVYLDDYQAAVDTARKASNIKVWKLVNDACIEKKEFKLAQICGLNLIVHAEELDELVERYESNGYFEELISLFEAGLGLERAHMGMFTELAILYSKYEPDKTFEHLKLFWSRINIPKVIRAVEQAHLWSELVFLYAHYDEWDNAALTLIEKSTKDLDHAYFKEVVVKVSNLEIYYKAINFYVKFHPSLLVDLLTALTPRLDIPRTVKIFSKSDNLPLIKPFLINVLPKNNSVVNQAYHDLMIEEEDYKALQDAVDSYDKFDQLGLASRLESHKLIFFKKIAALLYRRNKKWAKSLSILKEEKLWKDAIETAAISQDPKVVEGLITYFVETGNKEAFVALLYAAYNLVRFEFVLEISWMNSLEDYIKPFEISIKKEQNDSIRKITEELVEKSGSNEERKDGQPLMLMNSAMNIQTTGF is encoded by the coding sequence ATGAGTGACCTACCCATTGAATTTACCGAATTGGTCGATCTGACGTCCTTAGGAATTTCCCCTCAATTCCTCGACTTCAGGTCAACCACTTTCGAAAGTGACCACTTCGTCACTGTTAGAGAAACAAAGGATGGTACAAACTCTGTTGCAATCGTGGATTTGACTAAAGGCAATGAGGTTACACGGAAAAATATGGGTGGTGATTCTGCTATCATGCATCCCTCTCAGATGGTTATTTCCGTAAGAGCGAACGGCACTATCGTACAGATATTTAATTTGGAAACTAAGAGCAAGCTAAAGTCTTTTACTTTAGATGAACCGGTCATTTTTTGGAGATGGTTGAGTGAAACCACTTTAGGTTTCGTCACCGCAAGATCAATACTGACCTCGAACGTCTTTGATGGCAACGTAAACGCAAAGCCTCAATTGCTCACCTTGAGACACGCCAACTTGAACAATACTCAAATTATCAATTTCGTGGCTAACAAAAACCTTGACTGGTTCGCTGTTGTTGGTATCTTACAAGAAAATGGCCGTATCGCTGGTAGAATTCAATTGTTCTCCAAGCAACGTAACATTTCCCAAGCTATCGACGGTCATGTTGCTATCTTCACTAATATATTACTAGAGGGTAATGGCTCGACCCCGGTACAAGTTTTCGTTACTGGTAACAGAAATGCCACCACCGGCGCTGGCGAACTAAGAATTATCGAGATTGATCACGATGCTTCTTTGCCATCtcaatatcaaaagaagaccaccgatattttctttccaccAGATGCAACAAATGATTTTCCAATCGCTGTTCAAGTGTCTGAGAAATACGGCATAATTTACCTATTAACTAAATATGGTTTCATCCATTTGTACGAATTAGAAACTGGTACCAATTTATTTGTTAATAGAATTACAGCAGAATCTGTGTTTACTGCAGCTCCATACAATCACGAGAATGGCATTGCATGCATTAACAAGAAAGGTCAAGTTTTGGCAGTAGAGATTTCTACATCTCAGATTGTTCCATACATCTTGAACAAATTATCCAACGTAGCACTGGCCTTGACCGTCGCTACAAGAGGTGGCTTACCAGGTGCAGATGatttatttcaaaaacagTTTGAATCATTATTGTTACAAAATGATTATCAAAATGCAGCTAAAGTTGCAGCTTCTTCCACTTCTTTGAGGAACCAAAACACCATCAACAGATTGAAAAACATTCAAGCACCTCCAGGTGCTATTTCTCCTATCCTGCTGTATTTTTCAACGCTATTAGATAAAGGGAAATTGAATAAAGAGGAAACTATTGAATTGGCCAGACCGGTTCTACAACAAGACAGAAAGCAactgtttgaaaaatggctAAAGGAAGATAAACTAGAATGTTCAGAAGAATTGGGTGACATCGTTAAACCTTTTGACACTACTTTAGCGCTAGCTTGTTACTTAAGAGCAGGTGCCCATGCAAAAGTTATATCTTGCCTGGCAGAATTGCAacagtttgaaaaaattatccCTTACTGCCAAAAGGTTGGATATCAACCTAACTTTTTGGTgctgatttcttctttaattaGATCATCACCAGACAGAGCTTCTGAATTTGCCGTATCTCTACTGCAAAATCCAGAAACTGCCTCTCAAATCGACATAGAAAAAATCGCAGATCTATTCTTTTCCCAGAACCATATTCAACAAGGTACCTCTCTACTGTTGGATGCGTTGAAAGGAGATACCCCAGACCAAGGTCACTTGCAAACTCGTGTTCTTGAAGTCAATCTGCTTCACGCACCTCAAGTCGCTGACGCCATATTGGGAAACAATATCTTCTCTCATTATGATAAACCAACCATTGCCTCTTTATCCGAGAAGGCGGGGCTATATCAGAGAGCTTTAGAAAATTATACGGACATCAAAGATATCAAGAGATGCGTTGTCCACACAAATGCATTGCCTATCGATTGGTTAGTCGCATATTTTGGTAAGTTGAACGTTGAACAATCTTTAGCGTGCTTAAAAGCCTTAATGGATAACAATATTCAGGCCAATATCCAAACTGTAGTACAAGTGGCCACTAAATTCTCTGACTTGATTGGCCCTTCTACTTTAATCAAATTATTCGAAGATTACAATGCTACAGAAGGTTTGTACTACTACTTAGCCTCTCTAGTCAACTTAACTGAAGATAAAGACGTCGTTTACAAGTACATTGAAGCTGCTGCTAAAATGAAGCAATACagagaaattgaaagaattgtgAAGGACAACAATGTTTATGATCCAGAAAGAGTTAAGAATTTCTTAAAAGATGCCAATTTAGAAGACCAACTGCCTCTTGTTATAGTTTGCGACCGTTTCGATTTTGTTCATGAGATGATTCTGTATTTGTACAAATCACAAAACttaaaatttattgaaactTACGTGCAGCAAGTTAACCCTACCAAGACTGCCCAAGTTGTGGGTGCATTACTAGATATGGACTGTGATGAGGCatttattcaaaatttaCTACAATCCGTCTTAGGTCAAGTGCCCATTGATGAGTTGACTACtgaagttgaaaagagaaatagACTAAAAATACTGCTACCTTTCCTAGAACAGAGTTTGAGTCAAGGTATTCAAGACCAAGCTGTCTACAATGCATTGGCAAAAATCTATATTGATTCCAATAATTCACCtgaaaagtttttgaagGAGAATGATCAATATGATACTTTAGATGTTGGTCATTACtgtgaaaaaagagatCCCTACCTTGCATATATCGCGTATGAAAAGGGTCAAAATGATGACGACTTAATTAGAATCACCAATGAAAACAGCATGTACAAGTACCAAGCAAGATACTTGTTAAAACGTTCCGATCTTGAATTGTGGaataaagttttgaattcagaaaatattcataGAAGGCAATTGATTGATTCGGTCATCTCCGTCGGTATCCCTGAATTAACTGATCCTGAACCTGTTTCTTTGACCGTTCAGGCATTCATGACCAATGGCTTAAAACTGGAACTAATTGAGTTGttagaaaaaatcatattGGAACCTTCTCCTTTCAACGAAAATGTAGCCTTACAGGggttgttattattgtctGCCATTAAATATGAACCAACTAAGGTTTCCAGCTATATTGAGAAATTAGATAACTACGACGCCGATGAAATTGCTCCATTATGTATTGAGCACGATTTGAAGGAGGaagcttttgaaatctATGACAAACATGAAATGTACGGTAAAGCTTTAAAGGTTTTAATTGAAGATATCATGTCTTTAGATAGAGCTGCTGCTTACGCTGATAAAATCAATACCCCTGAATTATGGTCTCAAATTGGTACCGCTCAGTTAGATGGATTAAGAATCCCGGATGCTATTGAGTCATATATTAAAGCAGAAGATCCATCGAATTACGAAAATGTGATTGATATTGCTGAACAAGCCGATAAATATGAAGAATTGGTTCCATACTTACTAATGGCTAGAAAGACTTTAAAGGAACCAAAGATCGACGGCGCTTTAATCCTGGCTTACGCAGAACTAAACAAGATtcatgaaattgaaaacttgTTGGCAGGTTCCAATGTGGCAAACTTAGATCATGTTGGTGATAAACTATTCGAGAATAAGGAGTATAAAGCAGCCAGATTATGTTATTCTGCTGTTTCTAACTACTCCAAGCTTGCTTCTACCTTGGTTTACTTAGATGATTATCAGGCTGCTGTGGACACTGCTAGAAAGGCCTCAAACATTAAAGTTTGGAAACTTGTTAACGATGCttgtattgaaaagaaagaattcAAGTTAGCTCAAATTTGTGGCCTGAACTTGATCGTTCACGCTGAGGAATTAGATGAACTAGTTGAAAGATATGAATCAAATGGCTACTTTGAAGAACTGATTTCATTGTTTGAAGCTGGTTTAGGACTAGAAAGAGCTCATATGGGCATGTTCACTGAATTGGCCATTTTGtattcaaaatatgaaCCAGACAAGACCTTCGAACACTTGAAGTTATTCTGGTCCAGAATAAATATTCCGAAAGTTATTAGAGCAGTTGAACAAGCTCACCTATGGTCGGAATTGGTATTTTTGTACGCTCACTACGATGAATGGGATAATGCTGCTTTAACGCTAATCGAAAAATCTACTAAAGACTTGGATCACGCTTACTTCAAGGAAGTCGTTGTCAAAGTTTCTAACTTAGAGATTTATTACAAGGCTATCAATTTTTACGTCAAATTCCATCCATCATTACTGGTCGACCTTTTGACCGCATTGACGCCGAGACTAGATATTCCAAGAACTgttaaaattttctctaAATCCGACAACTTGCCTTTGATCAAACCATTTTTGATCAATGTTTTACCAAAGAATAACTCAGTTGTTAACCAAGCCTACCACGATCTGAtgattgaagaagaagattacAAAGCTTTACAAGATGCTGTTGATTCATACGACAAATTTGACCAGTTGGGATTGGCTTCTCGTTTGGAGTCTCATaagttaatttttttcaagaaaatagcTGCTTTGTTATACCGTAGAAATAAGAAGTGGGCGAAGAGTCTTTCAATCttgaaggaagaaaaactatGGAAGGACGCTATTGAAACCGCCGCGATCTCTCAGGATCCGAAAGTAGTAGAGGGTCTAATTACTTATTTCGTTGAAACCGGTAACAAAGAAGCCTTTGTTGCATTGCTATATGCTGCCTACAATTTAGTGAGGTTTGAATTTGTCTTAGAAATATCATGGATGAACTCTTTGGAAGACTACATTAAGCCATTTGAAATCTCCATAAAGAAAGAGCAGAACGATTCCATTAGGAAAATTACCGAAGAACTTGTTGAAAAGTCTGGATCTAATGAAGAGCGTAAAGATGGCCAACCTTTGATGCTGATGAACAGTGCGATGAACATACAAACCACAGGATTTTAG